Proteins co-encoded in one Chondrinema litorale genomic window:
- a CDS encoding sensor histidine kinase, translated as MEKNKRNLNEDVSDNAIELLGVLKHNFYNLNLLEIQEQNVELKNIVKQKTNKLNDVIANNIRFMSLIGHDLRSPFTSILGVLKLLKIGLENYDKDEFELLINVADKSVNSALNLTNNLLAWSLLQNDHQSFYPINIHFHDLIVEMIREINHFSIKKQISLYHTVPKDLCITADIQMIKAVLRNLIMNAIKFTEKNGEIIISAIDKKQFVEIEVSDNGIGMSKQVQENLFKFGVTKSMLGTNNEKGTGLGLLLCKEFIEIHCGKIYVESILEQGSKFKFQLPFSKI; from the coding sequence ATGGAAAAGAATAAAAGAAATTTAAATGAGGACGTTTCTGATAATGCCATTGAATTACTTGGAGTTTTGAAGCACAACTTTTATAATTTAAATTTGCTGGAAATACAAGAGCAAAATGTAGAATTAAAGAATATTGTTAAACAAAAAACCAATAAACTAAATGACGTTATTGCCAATAATATAAGGTTTATGTCACTTATTGGACATGACCTAAGAAGCCCTTTCACCTCCATTTTAGGAGTCTTAAAATTATTAAAGATAGGTTTAGAGAATTATGACAAAGATGAATTTGAGCTACTGATCAATGTGGCTGATAAATCTGTAAACAGTGCATTAAACCTTACAAATAACCTTTTGGCTTGGTCTCTTTTACAAAATGATCATCAAAGTTTTTATCCAATAAACATTCACTTTCACGATCTTATCGTAGAAATGATAAGAGAGATAAATCATTTTTCTATAAAAAAACAAATATCATTGTATCATACTGTTCCAAAAGATTTATGTATTACAGCAGATATTCAAATGATTAAAGCAGTACTTAGAAATTTGATTATGAATGCTATAAAATTCACAGAAAAAAATGGAGAAATAATTATAAGTGCAATAGATAAGAAACAATTTGTAGAAATAGAGGTGAGTGATAATGGTATTGGTATGTCTAAGCAAGTTCAAGAAAATCTCTTTAAGTTTGGAGTAACTAAGTCAATGCTGGGAACAAATAATGAAAAGGGAACTGGTCTGGGTTTATTGCTATGCAAAGAATTCATTGAAATTCATTGTGGAAAAATCTATGTAGAAAGTATACTAGAACAAGGAAGTAAATTCAAGTTTCAATTACCATTCTCAAAAATATAA
- a CDS encoding cation:proton antiporter, whose protein sequence is MYIIFAIQVDPVLSILVVLSIGIILTSFVFKLLKQPYIIAYILVGIFMGPNGMQIVTDESLISNLGSFGLVLLLFFIGMEISLPKLIANWRISVFGTLIQVVFSVGAVWIVGYFLNWQLEHIIVLGFVISLSSSAIVINFLQNKDLISSKVGQNVIGILLIQDVLVIPMLIIINYISGAIPQPKDIIKQIIGAGLILGIIIWILKNKKIKLPFGTYIRKDHEIQVFIAFAFCFGFSIITTFFGLSSALGAFVAGIIVSSAEETKWVQNSLYAFRIIFVALFFVSIGMLIDLSFLIENIGIVSIMVLLAFLTNNLINTIIVRVLGERWSDSFYTGAILAQIGEFSFILGATSYFIGLISGYTYQLIISTISITLIISPFWIFLVGKIIAKSKKASLDSQKSI, encoded by the coding sequence ATGTACATCATTTTTGCAATTCAGGTCGATCCAGTACTATCAATCCTGGTTGTTCTTTCTATCGGTATTATATTGACCAGTTTTGTTTTTAAGCTATTAAAACAACCTTATATAATTGCCTATATACTTGTCGGAATTTTTATGGGTCCTAATGGTATGCAGATTGTTACTGATGAATCATTAATATCCAACCTGGGTTCATTTGGCTTAGTACTATTGTTGTTTTTTATTGGAATGGAAATTTCACTTCCAAAACTGATTGCTAATTGGCGGATTTCTGTTTTTGGGACACTTATTCAGGTAGTTTTTAGTGTTGGTGCTGTATGGATAGTTGGCTATTTTCTCAATTGGCAACTAGAGCATATCATTGTACTTGGTTTTGTTATTAGCTTAAGTAGTTCTGCCATTGTCATTAATTTTCTCCAGAATAAAGACTTAATAAGCTCTAAGGTAGGGCAAAATGTAATTGGAATTTTACTAATACAAGATGTGCTGGTGATACCTATGTTGATTATAATCAATTATATATCTGGCGCGATACCACAACCCAAAGATATTATAAAGCAAATTATTGGCGCAGGCTTAATCCTTGGCATTATCATTTGGATATTAAAAAATAAAAAAATAAAATTACCATTTGGGACCTACATTAGAAAAGATCATGAAATACAAGTGTTTATTGCATTTGCATTTTGCTTTGGTTTCTCTATTATCACTACCTTTTTTGGACTTTCCTCAGCATTAGGAGCATTTGTGGCGGGTATTATTGTTTCCTCTGCTGAAGAAACAAAATGGGTGCAAAATAGCCTGTATGCTTTTAGGATAATTTTCGTCGCATTATTTTTTGTATCAATAGGTATGTTGATTGATCTGAGCTTTTTGATAGAAAATATCGGTATCGTGTCAATTATGGTTTTGCTTGCTTTTCTTACAAACAACTTGATTAATACAATAATCGTGAGGGTCTTAGGAGAACGCTGGTCAGATAGTTTCTACACTGGTGCTATTTTAGCTCAGATAGGAGAGTTTAGTTTCATACTGGGAGCTACCTCTTATTTTATCGGGCTTATTTCAGGATATACATACCAACTTATCATTTCTACTATTTCCATTACACTTATTATTAGTCCATTCTGGATTTTTCTTGTAGGAAAAATAATTGCAAAAAGCAAAAAAGCAAGCTTAGATAGTCAAAAATCAATCTAA
- a CDS encoding OmpA family protein, giving the protein MRKKVIKSIRLILAILVITSNVYGQKLQMALFNNVNKTMFTAKEQQADVLSPKAFEEAMEAYNNAAEEYRNNGELSEIKKNINKALNKFNEAIDNTKIRAVMFTNVLSARKDAINAEAIQFSKNIWFEAEEGMKNATKELEKGDANDAKEKGNKAMELYRKAELESIKANYLTSAKKLIEQADYNKVNKVAPKTYNAAKLFITKAEKELAENRYDTDEARHLAKEAEYHALLAMQIAVQDKMLSEKNFNTEDYLLMMYKPITRIGENMDIYLKFDQGIEPPVAQILTRLNDDRVQILNLETALYVKKQENENLKEILTEQRKIQESLKGQQSKEALQALERQQMLQKRIDQTAVINNKFDEIQIIFGAEEADVFRQKNDIIIRMIGVNFDAGKSQINQKSYALLSKVEQAANLFENSSIIVEGHTDSRGSDESNLVLSQERANAVLSYLIANGKIDESRFSTIGFGESKPVANNETMLGRKQNRRIDIIIQPISEDVIKVGIK; this is encoded by the coding sequence ATGAGAAAAAAAGTAATTAAATCAATTAGATTAATTTTAGCCATTCTTGTCATCACAAGTAATGTGTATGGTCAGAAATTACAGATGGCTTTGTTCAATAACGTGAATAAAACTATGTTTACTGCCAAAGAACAACAGGCAGATGTGCTATCTCCGAAAGCTTTTGAAGAAGCAATGGAAGCGTACAATAATGCTGCAGAAGAATACCGTAATAATGGCGAACTGTCTGAAATAAAAAAGAACATCAATAAAGCGCTTAATAAATTTAATGAAGCTATTGATAACACCAAGATTCGTGCTGTGATGTTTACTAATGTTTTATCAGCAAGAAAAGATGCAATCAATGCAGAAGCAATTCAATTTAGTAAAAATATCTGGTTTGAAGCTGAAGAAGGAATGAAAAATGCTACCAAAGAACTAGAAAAAGGTGATGCAAATGATGCGAAAGAAAAGGGTAATAAAGCTATGGAGTTATATAGAAAAGCTGAACTAGAGTCCATTAAAGCCAATTATCTGACCAGTGCAAAAAAACTGATTGAACAGGCTGACTATAATAAAGTTAACAAAGTGGCACCTAAAACCTATAATGCAGCCAAGCTTTTTATTACTAAGGCAGAAAAAGAGCTAGCTGAAAACCGCTATGATACGGATGAAGCAAGACACCTGGCAAAAGAGGCCGAGTATCATGCCTTACTTGCCATGCAAATTGCAGTACAAGATAAGATGTTGAGCGAAAAGAACTTTAATACTGAGGATTATCTACTCATGATGTATAAACCAATCACAAGAATAGGTGAAAACATGGACATTTATTTGAAGTTTGATCAAGGAATTGAACCACCAGTGGCTCAAATTTTGACCAGATTAAACGATGACAGGGTTCAAATTTTGAATTTAGAAACAGCATTGTATGTTAAAAAACAAGAAAATGAAAACTTGAAAGAAATATTGACTGAGCAGCGTAAAATTCAGGAAAGCCTTAAAGGACAGCAGTCTAAAGAAGCCTTACAGGCTCTTGAAAGGCAACAAATGTTACAAAAAAGAATAGATCAAACTGCTGTCATAAATAATAAATTCGATGAAATTCAAATAATTTTTGGTGCAGAAGAAGCCGATGTTTTCCGCCAAAAAAACGACATCATCATTCGGATGATAGGCGTCAATTTTGATGCAGGCAAATCACAAATCAATCAGAAAAGTTATGCTTTGCTTTCAAAAGTAGAACAAGCCGCTAATCTCTTTGAAAACTCTTCTATCATTGTTGAAGGCCATACAGACTCTCGAGGTAGTGATGAATCTAACCTAGTGTTATCTCAAGAAAGAGCAAATGCTGTTTTGAGTTACTTAATAGCAAATGGAAAAATTGATGAATCAAGGTTTAGCACTATAGGTTTTGGTGAAAGCAAACCAGTAGCCAACAACGAAACTATGTTAGGAAGGAAACAAAATAGAAGGATTGATATCATTATTCAACCTATATCTGAAGATGTCATAAAAGTTGGAATAAAATAA
- a CDS encoding helix-turn-helix domain-containing protein, whose translation MDRITKDTDIREYRRKLVVRLSKRGLKQQSIAEVLDCSQELVSQILSAYEQTGISGIKKKKYPGASPKLTLAHQQELQAHLVRGAY comes from the coding sequence ATGGATAGAATAACAAAAGATACCGACATTAGAGAATATAGGAGAAAGTTAGTAGTTCGTCTATCGAAGAGAGGACTCAAACAACAAAGTATTGCAGAAGTACTTGACTGTAGTCAAGAATTAGTCAGTCAAATTCTTTCCGCTTATGAGCAAACTGGTATTTCTGGTATCAAAAAGAAAAAGTACCCAGGAGCTAGCCCAAAACTTACCCTAGCTCATCAGCAAGAACTCCAAGCTCATTTAGTCAGAGGGGCCTACTAA
- a CDS encoding transposase codes for MPNLLKTAKKEGRKVYYGDEASFFVTPKLQKCFLPQANPFPVEICSKSFGHIFVCSAISSEGDFTYTTSKQPYRGEDIVWFLEQLLADEPNPITLIWDQASVHDCKAVHLLLEKLPKGRLKLVKQPA; via the coding sequence TTGCCTAATTTGCTGAAAACAGCTAAAAAAGAAGGCAGAAAGGTTTATTATGGAGATGAAGCATCTTTTTTCGTTACACCAAAATTGCAAAAATGTTTTTTACCTCAAGCCAATCCCTTTCCTGTTGAGATATGCTCAAAATCTTTTGGGCATATCTTTGTTTGTTCAGCCATCAGTAGTGAGGGAGATTTTACTTATACCACCAGTAAACAGCCTTACAGAGGGGAAGATATTGTCTGGTTCTTAGAACAACTATTAGCAGATGAACCAAATCCCATTACTTTAATTTGGGATCAAGCAAGTGTTCATGATTGCAAAGCAGTACATCTGTTATTAGAAAAGTTACCAAAAGGAAGACTTAAATTAGTGAAACAACCTGCATAG
- a CDS encoding transposase family protein: MSTKEKKIKYLSYAYHGRSHDLSILRNEFDAKRGLWFDQLEVHVDLGYLGLDKDYGFKKLSIPSKKKRNKTLTEQEQIANREKSQFRVTVENSIVGLKRYRFLSDRLRCRKMSFYNKVIGLCAGLWNFVLTY, encoded by the coding sequence ATGAGTACCAAAGAGAAAAAGATAAAATACCTCAGTTATGCTTACCATGGCAGGTCTCATGACTTGAGTATATTGCGTAATGAATTTGATGCAAAAAGAGGACTTTGGTTCGATCAACTTGAAGTGCATGTTGATCTTGGCTATTTGGGTTTGGATAAAGATTATGGATTCAAGAAGTTGAGTATCCCATCTAAGAAAAAACGAAACAAAACTTTAACGGAGCAAGAGCAAATTGCCAATAGAGAAAAAAGTCAATTCCGTGTCACAGTTGAGAATTCAATTGTAGGATTGAAACGGTATAGATTCTTATCTGATAGATTGCGATGTAGAAAAATGTCTTTTTACAATAAGGTCATTGGATTATGTGCAGGACTATGGAACTTTGTGCTAACTTATTGA
- a CDS encoding helix-turn-helix domain-containing protein, translated as MILYIKYMVSMRCKMMVKTELKRLGLHYVIVDLGVVEILEDITQTQHEELKKNLLKSGLELLDDKKSILIEEIKNVIVEMIHYTDELPKVNYSDYISGKLNYDYTYLANIFSEVKGITIQQFIILHKIEKVKELLLYDELTLTEISFKLHYSSAAHLSNQFKKLTGLTPSFFKKLKKKRRNNLEDL; from the coding sequence ATGATATTATACATAAAATATATGGTTAGCATGCGATGTAAAATGATGGTCAAAACAGAACTGAAAAGGTTAGGTTTGCATTATGTAATCGTAGATTTGGGGGTAGTTGAAATATTAGAAGATATAACGCAAACACAGCATGAAGAACTTAAAAAAAATTTACTCAAGTCAGGCTTGGAATTATTAGATGATAAAAAGAGTATCCTGATTGAGGAAATAAAAAATGTAATCGTAGAAATGATTCACTATACAGATGAATTACCCAAAGTGAATTACTCCGATTACATCAGTGGAAAATTAAATTATGATTACACCTATCTGGCGAATATCTTTTCTGAAGTAAAGGGTATAACCATCCAGCAATTCATTATTTTGCACAAAATAGAAAAAGTGAAGGAGTTACTTCTTTATGATGAACTTACTCTTACAGAAATTTCGTTTAAACTCCATTATAGTAGTGCGGCACATTTATCAAATCAGTTTAAAAAATTAACAGGCTTAACTCCTTCATTCTTCAAAAAGCTAAAAAAAAAACGCAGAAATAATTTAGAAGATCTATGA
- a CDS encoding glycosyltransferase family 4 protein, producing MKLAYIGTYPPRECGIGTFTQNLVHSINRSINISEGFVVALNDYEHSYIFPKEVKLIIQQEQQTDYLEAANFINLSGADLCIMEHEFGIYGGQNGVYILPLLHRLKIPLIVTLHTILESPSYNEKAILKEICKMASKIVVMSNKAIEFLVNVYHVPNEKIAIIEHGVPDIHFNPIKTKKEFKFEHKKVLLTFGFIGRNKGIETVIKALPEAIKEHPEILYIVLGKTHPNVLRHSGEEYRSYLQLLVKSLNLNNHVMFLNEYIDQKELFKYLSACDIYITPYINEAQITSGTLSYAMGAGCAIISTPYWHAKEMLEEGKGVLFEFKNFEQLSEILIDLLDQPNILNDYQKKANQYGKKISWLKIGDKYATLIKNILNKKPPTILKKETIVDPLLLPPFSLAHIKRLTDDTGIIQHAKFGIPNLKEGYCLDDNARALLMVLMAYKQQKNTTALELMPIYLSYIHYMQNKDGSFKNFLSFNRNFLDEVGSEDSFGRTIWALGYLLGNAPNDAYYQTGKLVFFDAAPNFEKLQSIRSIANTMIGISYYLKANPSDDEMTERLRNLAGKLVKHYEQNYSPDWKWFESLLAYDNGILPLALLHSAQILNDSKLTLIAIETMNFLTEHTLKDDYLSIIGNKEWYIKDGERSMFAQQPIDALAMVLMYHQAYLFTNNKEYLNKLFTSFMWFLGENDLRMSLYDFETKGCCDGFEDYGVNRNQGAESSLAYLISHLTVLQAYEEFYKSDEIKNLEDKEVTLNDLK from the coding sequence ATGAAACTAGCTTATATAGGCACTTATCCACCTCGTGAATGTGGAATAGGTACATTTACTCAAAATCTGGTTCACTCTATTAATAGGTCAATAAATATAAGTGAAGGATTTGTAGTAGCACTCAACGATTATGAACATTCTTATATATTTCCTAAAGAAGTTAAATTAATCATTCAACAAGAACAACAAACTGATTATTTGGAAGCTGCTAATTTTATAAATCTGAGTGGAGCCGATCTTTGTATTATGGAGCATGAGTTTGGAATTTATGGAGGACAAAATGGTGTTTATATTCTTCCTTTGCTGCATCGATTGAAAATCCCCTTGATTGTCACCTTGCATACTATCCTTGAATCACCTTCTTATAACGAAAAAGCAATACTGAAAGAAATATGTAAAATGGCCAGCAAAATAGTGGTCATGAGTAATAAGGCTATTGAATTTCTGGTGAATGTTTATCATGTTCCAAACGAAAAAATAGCTATTATAGAACACGGAGTACCCGATATCCATTTCAACCCTATAAAAACCAAAAAGGAATTCAAATTTGAACATAAAAAAGTATTGCTTACTTTTGGGTTTATTGGCCGTAATAAAGGAATTGAAACTGTAATTAAAGCCTTACCAGAAGCCATTAAAGAACATCCTGAAATATTGTACATTGTATTAGGAAAAACACACCCTAATGTTTTACGACATTCTGGTGAAGAATACCGAAGTTATCTTCAATTGCTGGTAAAGAGCCTCAATCTGAATAATCATGTGATGTTTCTTAACGAATATATTGACCAAAAAGAATTGTTTAAATATCTTTCTGCCTGTGATATTTACATTACTCCATATATAAATGAAGCTCAAATTACTAGCGGTACGCTTTCTTATGCTATGGGTGCAGGTTGTGCTATTATTTCTACACCTTACTGGCATGCCAAAGAAATGCTGGAAGAAGGGAAAGGAGTATTATTTGAATTTAAAAATTTTGAACAATTATCTGAAATTTTGATTGACCTACTTGATCAGCCTAATATTTTAAATGATTATCAGAAAAAAGCCAATCAATATGGCAAAAAGATTAGTTGGCTTAAAATCGGTGATAAATATGCAACACTTATAAAAAATATTTTAAATAAAAAGCCTCCTACGATTCTCAAAAAAGAGACTATTGTAGATCCTTTGCTACTACCCCCCTTTTCACTTGCTCATATCAAAAGGTTAACTGATGATACAGGTATTATTCAACATGCAAAATTTGGAATACCTAACCTAAAAGAAGGCTATTGTTTAGATGACAATGCCAGAGCATTACTCATGGTTTTAATGGCTTACAAACAACAGAAAAATACTACAGCTCTGGAACTAATGCCCATCTATCTTAGCTATATTCATTACATGCAAAATAAAGATGGATCATTTAAGAATTTTTTAAGCTTTAACCGGAACTTTCTCGATGAAGTAGGTTCCGAAGACTCTTTTGGACGAACCATTTGGGCACTGGGATATTTACTAGGCAATGCTCCCAATGATGCTTATTACCAAACCGGTAAATTAGTTTTTTTTGATGCTGCTCCTAATTTTGAAAAGCTTCAATCTATTCGAAGTATTGCCAATACTATGATCGGCATTAGTTATTACTTGAAAGCTAATCCATCGGATGATGAAATGACCGAACGGTTACGGAATCTAGCAGGAAAACTGGTTAAGCATTATGAACAGAATTATTCCCCCGACTGGAAATGGTTTGAATCTTTGTTGGCTTACGATAATGGTATATTACCCCTAGCATTGCTTCATTCTGCACAAATTTTAAATGACAGTAAACTGACACTCATTGCCATTGAAACAATGAATTTTCTTACTGAACATACATTAAAAGATGATTATTTATCAATTATTGGCAATAAAGAATGGTATATAAAAGATGGGGAAAGATCAATGTTTGCTCAACAACCAATCGACGCATTGGCTATGGTATTAATGTATCATCAGGCTTATCTGTTCACAAATAACAAAGAGTATCTAAATAAATTATTCACCTCATTTATGTGGTTTTTGGGAGAAAATGATTTACGAATGAGTTTGTACGATTTTGAAACCAAGGGTTGTTGTGATGGTTTTGAAGATTATGGCGTAAACAGGAACCAAGGAGCAGAAAGCTCACTTGCCTATTTAATTTCCCATTTAACTGTATTACAAGCTTATGAAGAGTTTTATAAATCTGATGAAATAAAAAATTTAGAAGATAAAGAAGTGACCTTAAATGATTTGAAATAA
- a CDS encoding glycosyltransferase family 4 protein: protein MKVAILSPIAWRTPPEKYGPWEQVASNITENLVKRGVDVTLFATENAITKAKLKSVCKLPYETNLHCDPKVEESLHISNLMEQADQFDIIHNHFDFLPLTYSSLIKTPMITTIHGFSSPKIIPVYKKYNSSTAYVSISNSDRNLALDYLATIYHGIDPEKFTFKEKKENYLLYFGRIHPEKGTHTAIEIAKKTGYRIKIAGLIQDEDYFIKKIKPLINGETVEYLGNIGPSLRDELLGSAKALLHPIYFDEPFGLSILEAMMCGTPVIAFARGSMPELIVESITGYLVNDVKEAVLAVKQLNEIDPYMCWAHANQNFSIDAMIDAYINAYKMVIAKQ, encoded by the coding sequence ATGAAAGTTGCCATTTTATCGCCAATTGCTTGGAGAACTCCTCCAGAAAAATATGGTCCCTGGGAACAAGTCGCGTCTAACATTACAGAGAACTTGGTGAAAAGAGGCGTAGATGTAACACTATTTGCCACTGAAAATGCTATTACAAAAGCAAAACTGAAATCGGTTTGTAAGCTACCTTATGAAACAAATCTTCATTGCGATCCTAAAGTAGAGGAATCACTACACATTAGTAATTTGATGGAACAGGCTGACCAGTTTGATATTATCCATAATCACTTCGATTTCCTTCCTCTCACCTATTCTAGCTTGATAAAAACACCCATGATTACTACAATCCATGGATTTTCATCGCCAAAAATAATCCCTGTTTATAAAAAATATAATTCATCAACAGCCTATGTTTCTATTTCAAATTCAGATCGGAATCTAGCGCTAGATTATTTAGCAACTATTTACCATGGGATTGATCCTGAAAAATTCACGTTTAAGGAAAAAAAAGAAAACTACTTGCTCTATTTTGGACGTATACATCCAGAAAAGGGAACCCATACAGCCATTGAAATAGCAAAGAAGACAGGTTATCGAATAAAGATTGCTGGTTTGATTCAGGATGAAGATTACTTTATAAAAAAAATTAAACCATTGATTAATGGAGAAACAGTTGAGTATCTTGGTAATATAGGTCCTAGTTTACGAGATGAACTATTGGGTAGTGCTAAGGCATTACTCCACCCAATCTATTTTGATGAGCCTTTTGGTCTGAGTATTCTTGAAGCTATGATGTGTGGTACTCCTGTAATAGCATTTGCCAGAGGAAGTATGCCAGAGCTTATTGTTGAAAGCATTACAGGATATCTAGTGAATGATGTTAAAGAAGCTGTTTTAGCTGTGAAACAATTAAATGAAATTGATCCTTACATGTGTTGGGCTCATGCCAATCAGAATTTTAGCATTGATGCTATGATTGATGCCTACATCAATGCATATAAAATGGTAATTGCAAAGCAATAG
- a CDS encoding glycoside hydrolase family 130 protein, which yields MRVSVERKNIKFLPDSSRVVARFFMNGDKRTIAVISRVLAMNEKQVSQTLEQTLREFASRHRNISRIFFKNCANVRWIIEETMGVNYSELSDNRKMLIGSYNTMEYSIESAAFFNPSIIEDFDQSYLEEGEKRVIISFRATGEGHISSIVFRRAILDKNNNLQMMKVGDQIDMAEITHKKLYDKKRFVKKLAEMHIPEIYSTTIMAELPEKFEYYALTHAVGKVLNEDSITAERRMALNEMTWLVDSFYDLQFQHDSDLTERVIFPISASESKGIEDARFVRFTEDDNTEKIYATYTAYNGHTILPKLLSTEDFYTFRVMPLHGSGAQNKNLALFPQKIKGKYAMLARIDGVNNYLMYSDRNTLWNNPMIIQEPRFPWEFTQIGNCGSPLWTEEGWLVLSHGVGPMRRYCIGASLFDLEDPSKEIGRLEEPLLTPLENEREGYVPNVVYSCGAIIHNNNLILPYAVSDYSSTYVVVDMVTLFDALKR from the coding sequence ATGAGAGTTTCAGTAGAGAGAAAAAATATTAAATTCCTTCCAGATTCTAGCCGAGTTGTTGCCAGATTTTTTATGAATGGTGACAAAAGAACAATAGCTGTGATAAGCAGGGTATTAGCCATGAATGAAAAACAGGTAAGTCAAACCCTGGAACAGACACTAAGAGAGTTTGCAAGCCGACATCGTAATATTTCACGCATTTTTTTTAAAAACTGTGCCAATGTTCGATGGATTATCGAAGAAACAATGGGGGTCAACTATAGTGAGTTATCAGATAATCGAAAAATGTTGATTGGGTCTTATAATACTATGGAGTATTCTATAGAATCTGCAGCCTTCTTTAACCCATCTATAATAGAAGATTTTGACCAATCTTATTTGGAAGAAGGAGAGAAGAGAGTAATTATCTCGTTTAGGGCAACAGGCGAAGGACACATTTCATCAATTGTTTTCAGGAGAGCTATATTGGACAAAAATAACAACCTTCAAATGATGAAGGTGGGCGATCAAATTGATATGGCAGAAATAACCCATAAAAAACTATATGATAAGAAACGATTCGTAAAAAAACTGGCTGAGATGCACATTCCTGAAATTTATTCCACCACGATTATGGCAGAGCTTCCTGAAAAATTTGAGTACTATGCATTAACCCATGCAGTAGGCAAAGTACTCAATGAGGACTCCATCACTGCTGAACGAAGGATGGCGCTTAATGAAATGACTTGGTTAGTCGATTCTTTTTACGATTTACAGTTTCAGCATGATTCAGACCTTACCGAACGTGTTATCTTTCCTATATCCGCCTCAGAAAGTAAAGGTATAGAGGATGCACGCTTTGTGAGATTTACAGAAGATGATAATACCGAAAAAATATATGCTACTTATACAGCTTATAATGGCCACACTATTTTACCTAAACTTTTGTCTACAGAAGATTTTTATACCTTCCGGGTGATGCCTCTACATGGAAGTGGCGCACAAAACAAAAATTTGGCCTTATTTCCCCAAAAGATCAAGGGGAAATATGCTATGCTTGCCAGAATTGATGGTGTTAATAATTACCTAATGTATTCCGATAGGAATACATTATGGAATAATCCTATGATTATACAAGAACCTCGTTTTCCATGGGAGTTCACACAAATTGGGAACTGCGGTTCACCATTGTGGACCGAAGAAGGCTGGCTGGTTCTTTCTCATGGTGTTGGTCCGATGAGGCGCTATTGTATTGGAGCCTCACTTTTTGATTTGGAAGACCCCTCTAAAGAAATAGGTAGACTTGAAGAACCTTTACTCACTCCGTTAGAAAATGAAAGGGAAGGTTACGTACCTAATGTGGTTTATTCTTGTGGCGCTATTATCCATAATAATAATCTTATTTTGCCTTATGCTGTATCAGATTATTCTTCTACTTATGTTGTTGTAGATATGGTAACATTGTTTGATGCACTAAAAAGATGA